In one Ictalurus punctatus breed USDA103 chromosome 19, Coco_2.0, whole genome shotgun sequence genomic region, the following are encoded:
- the LOC108279620 gene encoding mucin-2-like produces MEEEEEEMSTDPTPTPRTLGVIMEEEEEEEEETSTAPTPTPRTLGVIMEEEEEETSTTPTPTPCTLGVIMEEEKAETSTVPTHPPLTGGETMEAEEAETSTAPPPSPLTGGEIMEAEEAETSTAPTPSPLTGGEIMEAEEPETSTAPTPSPITGGEIMEAEEAEMSTAPTPSPLKGGEIMEAEEPETSTASTPSPLKGGEIMEAEEPETSTAPTPSIPTWAEIMEAEVEETSTAPTPTPCTLGVIMEEEMSTDPTPTPRTLGVIMEEEEEETSTAPTPTPRTLGVIMEEEEEETSTVPTHPPLTGGETMEAEEAETSTAPTPSPITGGEIMEAEEPETSTASTLLPLTGGEIMEAEEAETSTVPTPSIPTWVEVMEAEEGETSTVPNPTPLTWAEVMEEEEAETSTVPTPSIPTWAEIMEEEEEKTSTAPTPTPHTLGVIMEEEEEEQEETSTVPTPTSLTWAEIMEAEEAETSTVPTPSIPTWAEIMEAEVEKTSTAPTPTPRTLGVIMEEEEEETSTAPTRTPRTLGVIMEEEEEETSTVPAPTPCTLGVIMEEEEEEMSTAPTPTPRILGVIMEEEEEETSAAPTRTPHTLGVIMEEETSTAPTPTPCTLGVIMEEEEEEPSTAPTPTPCTLGVIMEEEEEETSTALTRTPRTVGVIMAEEMSTSPTPTPHTLGVIMEEEEEKTSTAPTPTPRTLGVIMEEETSTSPTPTPCTLDVIMEEEEEEPSTAPTPTPCTLGVIMEEEEEEPSTAPTPTPCTLGVIMEEETSTSPTPTPCTLGVIMEEEEEEPSTAPTPTPCTLGVIMEEEEEEPSTAPTPTPCTLGVIMEEEEEETSTALTRTPRTLGVIMEEETSTSPTPTPHTLGVIMEEEEEKTSTAPTPTPCTLGVIMEEEAEETPTVPTPTPLTGGEIMEK; encoded by the coding sequence atggaggaagaggaggaagagatgtCCACAGACCCCACTCCTACACCTCGCACATTGGGTGTGAttatggaggaagaggaggaagaggaggaagagacgTCCACAGCCCCCACTCCTACACCTCGCACATTGGGTGTGATTatggaagaagaggaggaagagacaTCCACAACCCCCACTCCTACACCGTGCACATTGGGTGTGATTATGGAGGAAGAGAAGGCAGAGACCTCCACAGTCCCAACTCATCCACCTCTCACAGGGGGTGAGACTATGGAGGCAGAGGAGGCCGAGACATCCACAGCCCCACCTCCTTCACCTCTCACAGGGGGTGAGATTATGGAGGCAGAGGAGGCTGAGACATCCACAGCTCCAACTCCTTCACCTCTCACAGGGGGTGAGATTATGGAGGCAGAGGAGCCCGAGACGTCCACAGCCCCAACTCCTTCACCTATCACAGGGGGTGAGATTATGGAGGCAGAGGAGGCCGAGATGTCCACAGCCCCAACTCCTTCACCTCTTAAAGGGGGTGAGATTATGGAGGCAGAGGAGCCAGAGACATCCACAGCCTCAACTCCTTCACCTCTTAAAGGGGGTGAAATTATGGAGGCAGAGGAGCCAGAGACCTCCACAGCCCCAACTCCTTCAATTCCCACTTGGGCTGAGATTATGGAGGCAGAGGTGGAAGAGACGTCCACAGCCCCCACTCCTACACCGTGCACATTGGGTGTGATTATGGAGGAAGAGATGTCCACAGACCCCACTCCTACACCTCGCACATTAGGTGTGAttatggaggaagaggaggaagagacgTCCACAGCCCCCACTCCTACACCTCGCACATTGGGTGTGATTatggaagaagaggaggaagagacaTCCACAGTCCCAACTCATCCACCTCTCACAGGGGGTGAGACTATGGAGGCAGAGGAGGCCGAGACATCCACAGCTCCAACTCCTTCACCTATCACAGGGGGTGAGATTATGGAGGCAGAGGAGCCAGAGACATCCACAGCCTCAACTCTTTTACCTCTCACAGGGGGTGAAATTATGGAGGCAGAGGAGGCAGAGACCTCCACAGTCCCAACTCCTTCAATTCCCACTTGGGTTGAGGTTATGGAGGCAGAGGAGGGAGAGACCTCCACAGTCCCAAATCCTACACCTCTCACTTGGGCTGAGGttatggaggaagaggaggcagAGACCTCCACAGTCCCAACACCTTCAATTCCCACTTGGGCTGAGAttatggaggaagaggaggaaaagaCGTCCACAGCCCCCACTCCTACACCACACACGTTGGGTGTGAttatggaggaagaggaggaagagcagGAAGAGACGTCCACAGTTCCAACTCCTACATCTCTCACTTGGGCTGAGATTATGGAGGCAGAGGAGGCAGAGACCTCCACAGTCCCAACTCCTTCAATTCCCACTTGGGCTGAGATTATGGAGGCAGAGGTGGAAAAGACGTCCACAGCCCCCACTCCTACACCTCGCACATTGGGTGTGAttatggaggaagaggaggaagagaccTCCACAGCCCCCACTCGCACACCTCGCACATTGGGTGTGAttatggaggaagaggaggaagagactTCCACAGTCCCCGCTCCTACACCGTGCACATTGGGTGTGAttatggaggaagaggaggaagagatgtCCACAGCCCCCACTCCTACACCTCGCATATTGGGTGTGAttatggaggaagaggaggaagagacgTCCGCAGCCCCCACTCGTACACCTCACACATTGGGTGTGATTATGGAGGAAGAGACATCCACAGCCCCCACTCCTACACCGTGCACATTGGGTGTGAttatggaggaagaggaggaagagccGTCCACAGCCCCCACTCCTACACCATGCACATTGGGTGTGAttatggaggaagaggaggaagagacgTCCACAGCCCTCACTCGTACACCTCGCACAGTGGGAGTGATTATGGCGGAAGAGATGTCCACATCCCCCACTCCTACACCTCACACATTGGGTGTGAttatggaggaagaggaggaaaagaCGTCCACAGCCCCCACACCTACACCTCGCACATTGGGTGTGATTATGGAGGAAGAGACATCCACATCCCCCACTCCTACACCGTGCACATTGGATGTGAttatggaggaagaggaggaagagccGTCCACAGCCCCCACTCCTACACCATGCACATTGGGTGTGAttatggaggaagaggaggaagagccGTCCACAGCCCCCACACCTACACCATGCACATTGGGTGTGATTATGGAGGAAGAGACATCCACATCCCCCACTCCTACACCGTGCACATTGGGTGTGAttatggaggaagaggaggaagagccGTCCACAGCCCCCACTCCTACACCATGCACATTGGGTGTGAttatggaggaagaggaggaagagccGTCCACAGCCCCCACTCCTACACCATGCACATTGGGTGTGAttatggaggaagaggaggaagagacaTCCACAGCCCTCACTCGTACACCTCGCACATTGGGAGTGATTATGGAGGAAGAGACGTCCACATCCCCCACTCCTACACCTCACACATTGGGTGTGAttatggaggaagaggaggaaaagaCGTCCACAGCCCCCACACCTACACCTTGCACATTGGGTGTGATTATGGAGGAAGAGGCAGAAGAGACCCCCACAGTCCCAACTCCTACACCTCTCACAGGGGGTGAGATTATGGAGAAATAG
- the LOC128628665 gene encoding uncharacterized protein LOC128628665 — MASYLNPTPFLPQPPHFYPTSHPIQPPHFYPSSHPVMPDHFYPSSQPVMPPQSYPSSHPILPPHFYLPPSVMKQHHSFIPSVQQQYPTATPAGFYHHDEYMCNGVYYSTPQPPQHTWPLLAKNELTLCEDGSMIPPQATATDVLTFDEQVAPVSTSPHVSELERQPTSNLSPDQSRDEVSPSTPTTPSPLTGGEIMEAEEPETSTAPTPSPLTGGESMEAEEAETSTVPTPSIPTWAEVMEAEDGETSTVPTPTPLTWAEVMEAETSRVPTPSIPTWAEIMDAEEEETSTVPTPTPRTLGVIMEEEEEETSTLAHWV, encoded by the exons ATGGCCTCCTACCTCAATCCTACCCCATTTCTACCTCAGCCACCCCATTTCTACCCCACATCCCACCCCATCCAGCCACCCCATTTCTACCCTTCATCCCACCCTGTCATGCCAGATCACTTCTACCCCTCATCCCAACCTGTCATGCCACCCCAATCCTACCCCTCATCCCACCCCATCCTACCACCCCACTTCTACCTCCCACCCTCAGTGATGAAACAACACCACTCCTTCATCCCATCTGTCCAG CAGCAGTATCCGACGGCCACACCTGCTGGATTTTATCACCATGATGAGTACATGTGCA ATGGAGTGTATTATTCCACTCCCCAGCCTCCTCAGCACACCTGGCCACTTCTGGCAAAAAACGAGCTCACGCTG tgtgaaGATGGCAGTATGATCCCTCCTCAGGCTACTGCCACTGACGTGCTCACATTCG ATGAACAAGTTGCACCTGTGTCCACATCACCACATGTGTCAGAGCTTGAGCGTCAGCCCACCTCCAATCTGTCTCCTGACCAAAGCAGAGATGAAGTGTCTCCATCCACACCCACAACTCCTTCACCTCTCACAGGGGGTGAGATTATGGAGGCAGAGGAGCCCGAGACGTCCACAGCCCCAACTCCTTCACCTCTCACAGGGGGTGAAAGTATGGAGGCAGAGGAGGCAGAGACATCCACAGTCCCAACACCTTCAATTCCCACTTGGGCTGAGGTTATGGAGGCAGAGGATGGAGAGACCTCCACAGTCCCAACTCCTACACCTCTCACTTGGGCTGAGGTTATGGAGGCAGAGACCTCCAGAGTCCCAACTCCTTCAATTCCCACTTGGGCTGAGATTATGGACGCAGAGGAGGAAGAGACGTCCACAGTCCCCACTCCTACACCTCGCACATTGGGTGTGAttatggaggaagaggaggaagagacgTCCACA CTCGCACATTGGGTGTGA